Proteins found in one candidate division WOR-3 bacterium genomic segment:
- a CDS encoding DUF362 domain-containing protein — translation MSDLSRREFLKYLGIGALGFVARPKLLSALERRLPFTDDASDVVQCYDVNATSGNTINEPVVQVMVDESVKALTGQSTVGEAWKSLFPGITTSSVIGIKVNCINSSLPTHPAVVRCIINGLAQMDLGGTLFKKNNVIVWDRTNSELTASGYSIYTGTDPDTARCFGTNQSGVGYDTTKPLNVGGVSQNPSKIISQMCEFIINAAVLKTHSQGVVTLTLKNHYGSVHSPSSLSHSNSCTPSVPALSAQIRDVLTPTGKQKLFFIDGLFGLYSGGPGGSPNFNPKLILMSRDTVACDYQGQNVINAERQRRSLTPVNCAHITMAAQSPYNLGTTDVNLIEINNPTGIAEPGRLPNSAGFVVVPDPFRGRATVSFSLPVASPVSIELLNQSGAVTASVFRGELGRGQHRIAVVTGNRLAGGTYFMRVASRAGTRVRKVTVLN, via the coding sequence ATGAGTGACCTGTCAAGACGGGAGTTTCTGAAGTACCTCGGCATTGGCGCGCTCGGGTTTGTTGCCCGGCCCAAGTTGCTGTCCGCGCTTGAAAGACGGCTGCCGTTCACGGACGACGCAAGCGACGTAGTGCAGTGCTACGACGTGAACGCAACCAGCGGCAATACCATCAATGAGCCAGTCGTACAGGTGATGGTTGATGAGTCGGTGAAGGCGCTGACCGGCCAGAGTACGGTCGGCGAGGCGTGGAAGTCACTCTTTCCTGGCATCACGACTTCATCGGTTATCGGTATTAAGGTGAACTGCATCAACTCGTCGCTTCCAACCCACCCGGCAGTAGTAAGGTGCATCATCAACGGTCTGGCCCAGATGGACCTCGGCGGCACGCTTTTCAAGAAGAACAACGTCATTGTCTGGGACCGGACCAATAGCGAACTGACCGCTTCTGGGTACTCGATCTATACCGGAACTGACCCGGATACGGCACGCTGCTTCGGCACGAACCAGTCCGGGGTCGGGTATGATACGACAAAGCCTTTGAACGTCGGCGGCGTGAGTCAGAATCCGAGCAAGATAATATCCCAGATGTGCGAGTTCATCATCAACGCCGCGGTACTCAAGACCCACAGCCAAGGCGTGGTCACACTGACACTGAAGAACCACTACGGCTCGGTACACAGTCCGAGCAGCCTTTCGCACAGCAACAGTTGCACGCCGTCGGTGCCGGCGCTTTCGGCCCAGATAAGAGATGTCCTGACGCCGACCGGAAAGCAGAAGCTGTTCTTCATTGACGGTCTGTTCGGACTGTACTCGGGCGGGCCGGGCGGAAGCCCGAACTTCAACCCCAAGCTGATCCTCATGAGTCGGGACACGGTTGCCTGCGACTATCAGGGACAGAATGTCATCAATGCCGAGCGGCAACGTCGCAGTCTGACACCGGTGAACTGCGCTCACATCACGATGGCGGCGCAGTCGCCGTACAACCTCGGCACGACCGATGTGAACTTGATAGAGATAAACAACCCGACCGGGATAGCCGAGCCGGGACGGTTGCCGAATAGCGCCGGTTTCGTTGTCGTGCCCGACCCGTTCCGCGGTCGAGCAACAGTTTCATTCTCACTGCCTGTGGCGTCGCCGGTCAGCATTGAACTGCTGAACCAGTCCGGTGCGGTTACGGCCAGCGTGTTTCGCGGCGAGCTTGGCCGGGGTCAACACCGGATTGCTGTCGTCACCGGGAACCGGCTTGCTGGCGGCACGTACTTCATGCGGGTGGCATCGAGAGCCGGTACAAGGGTAAGAAAGGTAACGGTACTCAACTAG